In the Streptomyces spororaveus genome, GGTCGCCGGTGCCGGCGCGGTCGTCGCGCAAGGCGTCACGACGGCGGAGGCCCACGGTGCGAGCGCCGTGAGCGAGCCCCCCAAGCACACGAAGTGCCCGCCGGCGAAGCTGACCGGCCGCATCGTCCGCCCCGACAACGCCGGGTACACGGAAGCCCGCCTCGGCTGGGACCAGCTCTTCTCCCACTACCCGCTGGTCATCGTCTTCGCCCAGAACACCCAGGACGTGGTCAACGCCCTGACGTGGTCCCGGCAGAACGACGTCGCGGTACGGGTCCGGAGCGGCCGCCACAGCCTTGAGGGCTGGTCGAACGTCGACAACGGTCTCGTGATCGACATCAGCGAGCTGAAGTCGGTCCACATCGACAGCGGCGCCCGTATCGCGACGGTCGGCGCCGGACTCAGCCAGCTGGAAGCGGTGACCACGCTCGCGGAGCAGAATTTCGCGGTGACGACGGGGACCGAAGGCACCGTGGGCCTGTCCGGGGCGACGCTCGGCGGCGGTTTCGGCTTCCTCACTCGCTGGCTCGGCATGGCCTGCGACAGCCTGATCGGTGCTGAGATCGTGGTTGCGGAAGGCGACGAGTGCGCCAAGGTGGTCAAGGTCGACCCGCACAACAACCAGGACCTGCTCTGGGCGCTGCGCGGAGCCGGCAACGGCAACTTCGGGATCGTCACCTCACTCACTTACAGAGTGGCCCCGCTGAAGAGCGTTACGTACCTGCAGGCCACTTGGACCGGAATCGGCGACCTGCGCAGGCTCTTCGACACCTATCAGCGCACTGCGCCGTACCTCGACGACCGCCTCGGCACCCAGCTCGAAATCCACCGGAACCAGATCTTCCTGTTCGGGGTCCTCGCGGAAGGAACACCGGCGGAGGCGAAGAAGCTGCTGGAGCCGCTCCTGTCGATCGACAGCCCGCAAGTGGCGGTGCAGGTGGGGAACTGGGGCGACGTGTATTCCGGCTTCCAGATCCCGACCGCGGACGAACCCGCGAACTGGAAGTTCTACTCCCAGTTCACCAGAAAGCCGTTCCCGAGCAAGGCGATCGATGTGATCGTCTCGTTCATGCAGGACGCGCCCACGGACGACAGCAACTTCTTCGCGCAGGCGTTCGGCGGGGCGGTCAGAAAGAGCCCCCGTGGCGGCACCGCGTTCCCGCACCGTGACGCGCTCTTCTACTCCGAGCCCGGTGCCGGCTGGGGCACCCGCTCCGATGAGCCGGGCGTCTGCGACCCGCTCACCCCGCAGGCCCAGGCCTGGATCGCCGAATTCAGCCTGGCCCTGCGTCCCTATGTGGACGGCGCCTACGTCAACGTGCCGAACGTGGGCATGCAGGACTGGGAGACCGCCTACTGGGGATCCAACTTCGACCGACTGCGCACGATCAAGGCGGAGTACGACCCGCACAACGTCTTCAAGTACGAGCAGAGCATTCCGCCCGCGTCCTGATGAACGGAGCAGGGCCTGCGCCCCCTCCCCCGACCGGTGAGGGGGCGCAGCCGCGTCGACGGCCTCCGCCGGGTTGAACGGGTCGCCCACGGCTCGGCTTGGGCGGGCGGGACGGGTATTCCAGCGGCGGCGACGGCATGCGCTCGGGAAGTTGCGGCCGTTCGTGGCCAGTTGGTGCGCTGCCCGCCCATCGCGACCGCGATCGGATGAGCATTTCCGCGTACATACCGATGAACACAAGAGCGTCGCCATATCGGCGCGGTTCACTCAAATCTTGATATTTCCGACATTGCTCTTTCACTGTTGATCAGCGACGTCGAAGGGAATGTTGTGCCCCCCATGCCCAACCCCGGCCGTCAGTCGGCCGCGAAGTCCGCGCTCCCGCGCTCGAAGTCCCGCGCCGGCAGGCGCCTGGGACGGCTCCGGGCCGTCGTCGTGGCCGGTGCCCTGCTTGCCGGGCTGAGTCCGGTGGCGGCCGCTGCGCCGCAGGCTGCCGCCGGGCCGGAGAGCAAGGGCGATCCGACGCAGTACTGGAACAAGGTCCTGCTTCAGACGTTCCGCAATGCGCGGGGTTGGGACGCCTCGCCCGGCAAACTCTCCCGATCCGGAGCCATGGTCTTCGCGGCCATCTACAACGCCGAGAGCGCCTACCAGAACACGTACGGAACGATGAAGTACGAGCCGTACCTCAACCGGCCGCTCAAGTACGCCACCGACTCGTCGGAGCCGCGCGCGGACGAAGAGGAGCGGCTGATCGACCGCACGGCGTACCGGATGCTCTCCGAGCTGTACCCGGGCGACCGGGCCTTCATCGACGCCCGGTACGAGGCCCGGACCGGCCGCTCCCCCCGCTCCCCCGACCCCCTCGACCGCCTCGTGGTCGACCGCGTGGTGAGGCAGATCAACAAGGCCCGGGCGGACGACGGTTCGGACAACCCGGAGCTCTACGACGGCGACACCACCACACCCGGAGCCTGGCGGCCGACGGGCGAAGAGGCGACGGCCGACGAAGGGGCCTGCCAGGAACCTGGCGACGCGGTGACCCCGAACTGGGGCAAGGTGAAGCCGTTCGTGCTCCGCTCCGGTTCGCAGTTCCGGCCTCCCAGCCTGCGCGGCTTCACTTCCTACGACGAGCTGGTGAACAGCCCGGAGTACGCGCGCCAGGTCGACGAGGTGCGACGCGTGGGTGCCGTCGACTCCACCGAGCGCACCCGCGAACAGACCGTCATCGGCTGGTTCTGGGACCACGACCTGAACGGCACCTACCACCCCCCGGGGCAGCTGCTCCAGCTGACCGGGACGGTCGCCAAGAAGTTCGAGCTCGACACGTACGAGACGACCCGCTTGTTCGCACTGTCGGCGCTGACCCTGGCGGACGCCGGGATCGCGGCCTGGGACAGCAAGTTCGACGGCCCCATCAACGAATGGCGTCCGGTGTCCGCGATCCAGGCGCTGGGCGGAGAGAACGCGAACTGGCAGCCCCTCAGCGCGGACCGGGCGGGAACGCCGTGGACCCCGTGCTTCATCGCCTGGACCTCCGGGCACGCCAACTTCACCGGTGCGTGGGCAGTCGCGATGCAGAACTTCTTCGGCCGTGACGAAGCCTCGTTCACCGCGCAGTCCGAGGACCCGCACACCCTCGAGCGGTTCCGCCGGATGAACAGCTTCAGCCAGGTTGCCGAGGAGGGCGAGTTCAGTCGAATGTGGCTGGGCGCGCACTTCCGCTGGGACGCCGAGGACGGGAGGGAGATCGGCACCAACGTCGGCCACTACGTGTTCGCCAACGCGCTCCAGCCGACGCGATCGGGCCGTCCGCATCAGCAGTGAACCGACGCCCTGGCCCGAGCCGATTCGGCAGTTTCCACGGCAAGCCTCTGACCTGGGCTTCTAGGGTTTCCGTCAAGCCCCACGAAGGCGGGGGCTTGTCGGAAACGCTGGCGAGGGAGGAGCGCCCCGGTCAGTGGGCCAGTACGGTCATGTGGTCGGGGTGGTGGGCGGCGACGTCGTGGGCGGCTTGGACGAAGGCGGCGACGGCTGCGGAGCGCGAGGTCTCCGGCCAGGCGACCACGACCGCGCTGGGGCTGAGGCCGGTGACCGGCCGGTAGGCGATGTCCGGGCGCTGGTGCCGCTCGGTGGTGGAGAGCGCCAGGAACGCCACCGCCTGGCCCAGCGCGACCACCTCAAGGAGTTGCTCGACGCTGGCCACGAGCGGCCCCTCGGGAGCGTCGGCCGGCGCCAAGCCCGGGTGGCCGTCGCCTGCTTCCGCTCCGTCGCGTCCCGTGTAGTGGGCGGTGGTGGAGGGGGCGGCCCCCTTCCAGCGCGGGATCGGTTCGCCCTGGAGGTCGGTCAGCCGCAGTCGCCGGCGTCCGGCCAGGCGGTGCGCGGCGGGGAGGACGGCCAGTCGCGGTTCGACCACGAGCGTCTGGGAATCCAGCCCTTGACCGTCGAACGGGCTGCGCAGCAGCGCCACATCGGCACGGCCGTCCCGCAGCATGGCGATCGGCTCTCCGCTGCCGCCGACGACGACTTCAGGCGGCGGCAGATGCGAACCCGTTCCCCGGTAGGCGGCGAGGATCTCCCGCAGCAGCCCGGCATCGCCTCCCGGCTTGACCGCCACGACGAGCTGCGGTGTCGGCTGACCGGCCCGGCGTGCTCGCCGGGCCGCCGCATGCACCGCGTCGACCGCGATCCGGGCCTGGTCGAGCAGCACCCGACCGGCGTCGGTCAGCCGCACCTGCCGGGTGGTGCGCTCCAGCAGGCGTACCCCGAGCCGGGACTCCATCTGAGCGATCGCCTTCGACAGCGGGGGCTGCGCCATCCCCAGGCGTTGCGCGGCCCGGCTGAAGTTCAGTTCCTCCGCGACCGCGATGAAGTACCTCAGCTCCCGCACCTCCAGCTCACTCATATCCGTGGACTATAGATCCAGAGTCTTCCGGTCTTTCCCTGCCGCCCGTGGGTGAGGGGAGGCTGGGTGCCATGACGACTTCGCAGAAGACCGCCCTGATCACCGGCGCGAACAAGGGCATCGGCAAGGAAACGGCGCGCAGGCTCGCAGCCCTCGGCATCACCGTGCTGATCGGCGCCCGCAACGCCGAGCGCGGCGAGGCGGCGGCCGAGGAGCTTCGTGCGGACGGCGCCGACGTACGGTTCGTTCCCCTCGACGTCACCGACGAGACCTCGGTCCAGGCCGCCGCCCAGCACATCGACGCCACGTTCGGCCGCCTCGACATCCTCGTCAACAACGCCGCGATCGCCGCCGGACCGCAGAAGCCGAGTGAGACCCCGGCCGCAGCCGTCCGGGAGGTCTACGAGACCAACGTGTTCGGCGTCATCGCGGTGACCCACGCCATGCTCCCCCTGCTGCGCCGCTCCGCCGCCGCACGCATCGTCAACATGTCCAGCGAACTCGGCTCCCTCACCCACTTCTCCGACCCGGGCAGCCCGTGGTCCGCCTACTACTCGATCCTCCTCCCTTACTGCACGTCGAAGAGCGCGCTGAACGCGGTCACCGTGCTCTACGCCAATGAACTGCGCGACGAAGGGATCCTGGTCAACGCCGTGAGTCCCGGCTACTGCGCGACCGACCTCAACCGCCACAGCGGGATGCGCACGGCGGAGGAGGGCGCGACCGTGGCGGTCGACCTGGCGACTGCGGGCGACGACGGCCCGACCGGCGCCTTCTTCGCCGAGGACGGGCCGATTCCCTGGTGAGACCATGCCGTGCTTCTTCGCCCGGAACCGAGCGGCCCGCGGCCGATGTTGACGGACTGCGCACCCTCGCGCGCGTCTGGCGCACGTTCGCCGACACCATGGAGGACGTAGCGGCAGCTGCCGACAGGCTCTACGACGGGACGTGTCCGTGACGTACAACCTCCTTACCGTCGACGCCGTCAGCCCCGAGGCCATGGCCCGCGCCCTTGCCGGATGCCTGGGTATCGCGGTGGGTGACGTGGACGTGGCCGATTCCGAGGGCGACCCCGACCTCCGGAACTGGGATGCGCCCGTCTCGTGCGAGTACCGGGCAGTCCGCGGTGATGTGGCCTGGTCGCTGGACATCCATGCGCAGGAGCATGTCGCCGGCCAGCCGCCCGAGTCCGACCTTGCCGCGGGGTTCGCGAAGGCCGCGGTGACGACCGTCCTGTTTCCCGCCGAGGAAGCACCGCCCAGTGCCTACTGGGCGGTGACGCCGGAGGGTCTTCTCACTCGTGCCCGGCTCGAACCGTCCGACGGCGAGCCTTCCCGGTACGAGGTCACCGCCGTCGAGGCGCCGGTGCCGCAACTGCCCCGGGCGACCGTGACGCGATTCGCCGAGATCGTACGGGAACAGCGGCCGGACACGCCGGTGGCCCGGGCCTTCGCGGTATCGGTGGAGAAGGTGCGGCAGGCCGCCCCGGGCCTCGCGAGGCCTTCCCTCGACGACGGCACCGCCGGCCCCGTCCGGACCGCGAAGGGCAACCTGGTGGCGTGGGAGAGGGGCATCACGCAAATGGAGTCCGGGTGGGCGCCGTCCGGATGGTATCCGGCCTGCCTTTACCGGGAGCGGCTGGAATGCCGGGACGAGCTCGCCGGTATCGGGGCGCGCCTGCCCCGTGACGTCGCCGAGCTACTCGACGAGGCCCTTGAGCAGTTGGACGGACGGTTCGCCGCTGCGACGGAGGAAGACCCGTCGGGGAGCCTGCGCAGAGAGCTGACCGGTGGCTCCGCGGAGCGGACGCCGGTCGGCTGGTGGTGGCGTCGTCGCCCGAATCCCAGGCCCTGGCACGGCCCTGACGCCGTGCAGCCGGCCTGAGCCCGCCCGGGCGGCATGGCGCTCACATGCGTACGGCCCGCCTCCTTCACGGGTGGCGGGCCGTACTCGGTAAGGCCGCGCTGCTGCGGCTCGCGCGTCTCATGGCGGGGTCAGGGCCAGTCGATCACGTCGGACGTGGTCCCGGCGGCGAGCGCGGGGGCGACCGAGGGGGTCGGGACCGGCCAGTCGATGTCCGCCCTGACCGTGGCGGCGAAGGCCAAGGTGGAAATCAAGATCGCCACGGAAGCGGCAAGGGTACGCATGCGCATGACAGCTCCAAACAGACCGAGGACAAGACAGGCAAGGGGGAAAGGTCCAGATGAGGCAGGGGGTCGACGCTCCGCAACAGCGTCGAACCGGGCCCCGTGACCCCTTCCGGCAGCCGAGCTTGCCAAATATTGCCAACGCGGTCAACCAAAAATCTGCACCTCTCGCAAGGTCGTGGCAGAGCGTCAGGCAGCAGGTTTGCCAAACCGCCCACGGCTGACTAAAGTGACGCGGAGGGGGCTGGCCGCATCCGAAGAATTGAATGTAGGGTCCACATGGCAACAGAGCCGTCCTTCGGGCTCCGCCTCAAGGCGTTGAGACAACAGCAAGGGCTCTCCCAAGCCGCACTGGCGGGCGATGAAATCTCGACGGGATACCTGTCGCGCCTGGAGTCGGGCGCCCGGACTCCCACGGAGCGGGTGATCGTCTATCTTGCCAAGCGGCTGGATGTGGACCGCTCGGCCTTTTACATCCAGCCGAGCAGCAGTTCGCTCTCCCAGGCACTGAGTCTTGCCACGTCCTCGGACAGCAGTGAGGCAACCGAGGACCTCATCGACGTCGTCGCCACCTCCCGTGACGAGGACCCGCTGCTGCGCTGGCAGGCGCTGTGGCTGATCGAGCGGTACTGGCACGCGCGGGGCGAGCAGGCCCAGGAGCTGGCCTGCCTCGAAGAGCTGACCGGCATCGCCGACGAGCTCGAACTGCCCGCACTGCAGTGCAGGTCGAAGAGCCGCCTCGCCCGCTGCCTGCGTTCCACGGGGGACGTCGCCCGCGCGCTGGAGCTCGCCGTCAGCGCCCACCAGGTCGCCAAGCAGGCCGGCCTGCCGGTGTCCGACGAGGCGAACGCGCTGCTCGCCCTGGTCTCCGTCGAGGCGGAGGCGGGCCGGCTGCCCGACGCACGGGCGCACGCCGAAGAGCTGGTCGGGCTGGTGACCGAGGCGCCGGAGACCCTGCGCGCCGAAGCGCTCTGGACGGCCGCCACGGTCAGTTCGCGCCAGGGGGACGACGACGCCGCGCGCGCGTTCCTGCAGCAGGCCATGGCCATCCTGGACAGTCGCGTCGCTCCCGTGCTGTGGGCCCGGCTGCGGCTGGCCGCGGCCTCCCTGCACCTGCAGGGCGCGCCGCCGTCCACCGAGTCCGCGGGTGTCTACCTGAAGGAGGCGGAGGAGGCGTTCGCCCTCGTCGGTACGCCGCTCCAGCAGCAGGAGATCCTGGTGCTGAAGGCCCACCTCGCGTTCGAGGAGGGCCGGTACGCCGACGCCCGCGCGGCTCACTCCCGGCTCGACGTCGACGAGCTGATGCTCAACTACCGCGACCGGATAAGGCTCCAGACCCTGGACAGCAGGCTGCTGATCGTGGAGGGCCGCCGCAAGGAAGGGCTTGCCCAGCTCAAGCAGTTGGGCGAGGACGCCCGACGCGCGGCCAACCTCGACCTGGCCGCCGAGATCTGGCAGGTCCTGGCCGAGACCCTGGAGCACAGCGCCGCCGGCTGACCCCCGGTCGTCGCCGAGTCGCCGAGTCGTCCAGTCGCCGAGTCGCCGGGGCGCCGCGCCCGGCGGGTACGCGGTCCGCGACGCACAACGCCCGAGGCTCCCCACCGGTATCGGCGGGGAGCCTTCGGACGTTGAGCGTGGCCGGCCATGGACTCGCCGGCGGGCCCTCAGATCTCGTCGAGGGCCGCGCGCAGCCCGTTCGCGAGCTCCTCGAACTCCTCGTCGGAGTAGGTCAGCGACGGGACCAGCATGATGAAGTCGGTACCCGGCTGGACGATCAGGCCGTGGCGGCGGGCCGCCGCGGTGAGCGCGTCGGAGGGGACCGACAGCTGGATGCCGCGGAAGCAGCCGAGGCCGCGGGTCTCCACGACCAGCGGGTGGGAGGAGATCTCCTCCAGCAGGGCGTCGAGCTTCTGGGTGAGCTTCTGCGCCAGGGCGACCGCGTCGAGGCGCTCCATCTCCGCGATGGTGGCGATGATGGCGGCGCAGCTGGTGGGCGAGCCGGCCTGGGTCTCGCCGTGGAAGAGGACGGCGTCGGTGCGCTCGAACATCTCGCAGACGTCGTGGGAGACGACGATGGCGGAGGCGGCGCACGTGCCGTTGGTGAGGCCCTTGGACGTGATCATCACGTCGGGCTTGAAGGGCCAGTTCTGGGAGGCGAAGTAGCTGCCGGTGCGGCCGAAGCCGGTGGCGACCTCGTCGGCGATCACGAGGAACCCGTAGCGCGCACGGAGGTCCTCGATGGCGCCGAGGAGCTCGTCGGAGACCGGGTGGGCGCCGGTGCCGAGGACGGGTTCCAGGATGACGGCGGCGATCTTGTCGCCTTCCCTGTCCAGCAGCTCGACCAGCTCGGTGACGTCCTCGTGGCTGACGTGCCGGACCTTGCTGCGGTCGACGCGGTAGACGTCCTGCCCCAGCGGCTGGCCCGTCAGGGCGAAGCTGCCGTAGGTCAGGCCGTGCCAGCTGTTCTTGAGGCCGACGACCACGTCGCGGTTCTCTTCGCCGCGCAGTGCCTGGTAGTGGCGGACCAGCTTCATCATCACGTCGTTGGCGGCGCCGCCGGAGGTGGAGAAGAGGACGCGGCCGAAGTGGTCGGGGCCGCTGACGTCCAGCACCGCCCGGGCGGCCTGCTCGGCGAGGCGGTGCCCGCCGCGGAAGAGGGGCAGGTAGGACGCGGTGTTCAGGCAGTCGGTGATGGCCTCGGTGACGGCCTTGTTGCCGTAGCCGAGGTTGGCGTTCCACAGGCCGCTCATCACGTCGAGGGCGGAGGTGCCGTCGGCGAAGTGGACCCGGTTGCCCTCGCAGGCGATCCCGTGGACCTCGGGCCGTCCGTAGCGGCTGGGCTGGACGAGCGATTCCCACAGCGGGTAGCGGTCGGTGTTGACGGTCATGTGAAGCCTCCCAGTTGGTTGGTGATGTCAGAGATGTCTTGTCAGCGCGTCAGTTCGTCGGCTCGTCGGCTCGTCGGCTCGTCAGCTCGTTTGCGCGGTGCGTTCGGCCGAGCGCAGGGACTTCCGTCCGACGAGCGCGAAGGCCAGCCATCCGATGACGGAGATCACCGCCATGGTCAAGATCGCGTTCCAGAGGCCGATCCGTTCGCCGAGGACGCCGCTGAGCAGCGCGCCGAGGGGGAAGGGGCCGTAGGTGAGCATCCGGTAGGCGGCCGTCGCGCGGCCGATCACGTCGAGCGGGATGACCGACTGCCGGAAGGCGACGACGTGGACGTTGTAGATCGTCAGGCCGAAGCCGTAGATCCCGAAGGCCAGGACGGCGAGCAGGAAGCTGGACCACTCGGACCCGCCGGTCAGTGCGAGCAGCAGGGGGGCACCGGACGCCGCGCCCATCGACACGACCAGGGTGGACGAGAAGCCGAGGCGCTCTCCGAGCGGTTTTGCGGCCATCGCGCCGAGCAGGGAGCCGAGGGCCCCCAGGGCCAGGACGGTGCCGACCCCGCCGGCGTCCATGTGCAGTTCCTTGACGGCGTACACCAGGAACAGGGTCATGACGGCCTGCTCGCAGAAGTTGAACCAGCCCGCCTGGAAGGTGAGGACCCGCAGCACCCGTTGGCGCCAGAGCATGCCGAAGCTGGTGAAGATGTCGGCGAACCGGGGCCGGTTCGCCGCCGCGTCCCCGGTGCGGGCCGGCTCGCGGTGGCGGATGAGGTACAGGACCACGAAGGCGGCCAGGTACGAGGCGACGTTGGCGAGGATGGCGAACCAGGCGCCGAGGGATTTGGTCAGCAGGCCGCCCAGGCCGGGGCCGCCGATCTGCGACACCGAGTACGAGGCCTGCAGTTTGCTGTTGGCCTCGACCAGGTCGTCCTGCCGCACGATGACCGGCAGGTACGCGATGTAGGCGACCTCGAACACCGCGGTGCAGGCGCCCACCACGAAGGCGATGGCGCACAGCGCCGGTATCGACAGGGCGTCGGCGAAGTACAGCACCGGCACCACGGCCAGGGCGAGGGCCCGCCCGAGATTGGCGCCCAGGAGGATCCGGCGGCGGTCCCACGTGTCGATCAGCAGACCGGCCAGCGGCGTCACGCACAGGGCGGGCAGCAGCTGCATGCCGGACACCAGGCCGACCTCCGAGGCGCTGGCGTCCATGACCCCGAGGACCAGCAGGGGCAGGGCGAGTTGGGTGACCTGCGCCCCGATCTGGGCGACGGTCTCGCCGGACCAGAGCTTCAGGAAGTCGTAGTTGCGCCACAGGCCCCGGTGGGGCGCGGGCCCGGTCTTCGGCGCGGTTTCCATCGTCAGCACGTACTTCTTCTCCCTGCTCGCCCCGGCCGGCTCCGCGTCGCGGGCGGAGCCGGCCGTAGGATCGGCTAGTCGTCGCCCTGGTAGACCGGGGCGCCGTTGTCCAAGAGGTGCAGGGCTTCGGCGACCTGCTCGCGCGAGCCGGCCAGTACCGCGTGCCCGTTGCGTCCTCCGATGCCGCGCGGGGCGTCGGTGACCGCGCCCTCCGGCTCGAAGTAGCAGAGTTCGTGCAGCACTTCGGCGAACGGCGCCGCGATCGCGTCGTCCAGGGTCACCGGGTGCCGGAACGGCGTCACGCCGTCACCGTTGAAGAACCTGATGGCGGCCCGTTCCACTGAGGGCGCCTCCGGGGACACCGGGCTGCCGACGACCGCCCCGAGCTCCGCGAGGTAGAGGTTCCATCCGGTGGCCAGGGCCACCAGGCGGGGAATCTGGTCCCCCGCGGGCCGTCCCGCGACCTCCATCAGCACCGGACCGTCCGGCGTCAGCCGGAACTCGGCGTGGGACACGCCCGCTTCCATCCCGAGGCCTTCGACCACACGGACGGTCTCGTACTCCAGCTGCTCGCGGACCTCGTCCGGCAGTACGGCCGGGGACACGTGGCCGACCTCCGCGAAGTACGGCGGCCTGCTCAGGTGCTTCTCGGTGACCGAGACGATCTCGGTCTTTCCGGGGGCCCAGGTGACCGCTTCGACGCTGTACTCGGTGCCGGACACGTAGCGGTCGACCGCCACCCGGCCGGTGCGCGCCGCGTCCAGTGCGAAGGCGAAGGCCTCCGGCAGGTCGTCCGGGCCGCGCACGATCTTGACGCCGCCGCTGCCGCCGTAGTCGGTGGGCTTGACGACGGCCGGGTACCGGCCGCCGATCAGCCGCTCACATTCGGCCAGGTCCCGGGCGACCCCCAGCTGCGGGGTCGGAAGCCCGAGTTCCCGCAGGCGGCCGTGCATGACGCCCTTGTCCCGGAAGTGGCCGGCCGGCATGCGGGTGGCCGGTACGCCGAGCTGCGCGGCGACCTCGCGGGCGAGGTCGGTGGACAGCTCCTCCCAGCACAGGACGGCGTCCCACTCGAAGTCGGCGGAGCGGGCGGCGGCCAGCATCGCCTCGACGGAGAACCGGTCGCCGGCCCGCCACCAGTCCACCAGGCTGACGGGGATGCGGTGGGCGAGGTCGATGACACCGACGAAGTGTCCGGCGTCGCGCAGCGAGCGCAGCCCGAACTCCTTCTTCTCGCCCAGTCCCGCGATCAGTACCCTCATCGCCGGGTCTCCCCGAAGGTGGCCAGTGCCTTGTCCAGCTGGGCGAAGGCGCTGTCCGTCGAGCACCGCAGCAGGCCGGCGCCGTGCAGCTCGGTGATCCACTTCTTGGTGGCCGCGGGCTCGGCGACGGTGACGATGACCTGCATGTGGTCGGAGTCGATGAAGCACCGGTTGGTGGGCGTACGGGCCGTGACCGTCATGAGGTTGCTGCCCTCGGGCTCCGCCGGCAGCGGGTTCCCGGGAACCTCGGTGGACGGCAGCTCGATCGCGACCAGGCGCTGGGTGACCTCGGGGAGGTCCTCGCCCGTGGCGACCGCGACGAAGACCGAGTGCGGGTCGGTGCCGGTGGCGACGGAGTCCAGGTCGGACAGGCCGCCCAGCCGGGCGTTGATCTCCAGCAGGCACAGGTCGCCGTCGACGACCGCGAAGTCGATCTGCCAGGGTCCGTACGGAACGAGGTTCTGCTCGATGTCGAGGATCAGCCGGTCCAGGGAGGCGGCGGCGCGCTCGGGCAGCGCGAAGGGCATGGCCCGCGCCCGGAAGGAGGGGTCCAGTCCGGTGTCCAGGCTGCCCAGGGAGGCGACGGGCCAGCGGACGTGCGTGCCGCCGGAGCTGATCACCTCGACCCCGCACTCGAAGCCCTGCTGGAAGCGCTGCACGATCATCGGCAGGCCCGGCTCGCCGGCCAGCACCGCGTCCAGGTCGGCGGCCGACTGCACGAAGAACCGGCCGTCGCCCGCCTGGGACTGGGCCTCCTTGAGGACGACGGGGAAGCCCAGCCGGTCCACGGCCGCGCGGACCTCACCGGCGTCGGTGCACACGGCGCCCTCGGGCACCGGCCAGCCGCGCGCGACCGCCGTCTCGTGCAGGGTCACCTTGTCGCAGGCGACCTCGGCGAACGCGGCCGGGTGCGCCAGGAAGTGTCCGTCCCACTTGCCGACAGCCTCGCCGTAG is a window encoding:
- a CDS encoding FAD-binding oxidoreductase; this encodes MNDFSRRKLLKATAVAGAGAVVAQGVTTAEAHGASAVSEPPKHTKCPPAKLTGRIVRPDNAGYTEARLGWDQLFSHYPLVIVFAQNTQDVVNALTWSRQNDVAVRVRSGRHSLEGWSNVDNGLVIDISELKSVHIDSGARIATVGAGLSQLEAVTTLAEQNFAVTTGTEGTVGLSGATLGGGFGFLTRWLGMACDSLIGAEIVVAEGDECAKVVKVDPHNNQDLLWALRGAGNGNFGIVTSLTYRVAPLKSVTYLQATWTGIGDLRRLFDTYQRTAPYLDDRLGTQLEIHRNQIFLFGVLAEGTPAEAKKLLEPLLSIDSPQVAVQVGNWGDVYSGFQIPTADEPANWKFYSQFTRKPFPSKAIDVIVSFMQDAPTDDSNFFAQAFGGAVRKSPRGGTAFPHRDALFYSEPGAGWGTRSDEPGVCDPLTPQAQAWIAEFSLALRPYVDGAYVNVPNVGMQDWETAYWGSNFDRLRTIKAEYDPHNVFKYEQSIPPAS
- a CDS encoding tetratricopeptide repeat protein, whose product is MATEPSFGLRLKALRQQQGLSQAALAGDEISTGYLSRLESGARTPTERVIVYLAKRLDVDRSAFYIQPSSSSLSQALSLATSSDSSEATEDLIDVVATSRDEDPLLRWQALWLIERYWHARGEQAQELACLEELTGIADELELPALQCRSKSRLARCLRSTGDVARALELAVSAHQVAKQAGLPVSDEANALLALVSVEAEAGRLPDARAHAEELVGLVTEAPETLRAEALWTAATVSSRQGDDDAARAFLQQAMAILDSRVAPVLWARLRLAAASLHLQGAPPSTESAGVYLKEAEEAFALVGTPLQQQEILVLKAHLAFEEGRYADARAAHSRLDVDELMLNYRDRIRLQTLDSRLLIVEGRRKEGLAQLKQLGEDARRAANLDLAAEIWQVLAETLEHSAAG
- a CDS encoding SDR family oxidoreductase, which produces MTTSQKTALITGANKGIGKETARRLAALGITVLIGARNAERGEAAAEELRADGADVRFVPLDVTDETSVQAAAQHIDATFGRLDILVNNAAIAAGPQKPSETPAAAVREVYETNVFGVIAVTHAMLPLLRRSAAARIVNMSSELGSLTHFSDPGSPWSAYYSILLPYCTSKSALNAVTVLYANELRDEGILVNAVSPGYCATDLNRHSGMRTAEEGATVAVDLATAGDDGPTGAFFAEDGPIPW
- a CDS encoding vanadium-dependent haloperoxidase; translation: MPNPGRQSAAKSALPRSKSRAGRRLGRLRAVVVAGALLAGLSPVAAAAPQAAAGPESKGDPTQYWNKVLLQTFRNARGWDASPGKLSRSGAMVFAAIYNAESAYQNTYGTMKYEPYLNRPLKYATDSSEPRADEEERLIDRTAYRMLSELYPGDRAFIDARYEARTGRSPRSPDPLDRLVVDRVVRQINKARADDGSDNPELYDGDTTTPGAWRPTGEEATADEGACQEPGDAVTPNWGKVKPFVLRSGSQFRPPSLRGFTSYDELVNSPEYARQVDEVRRVGAVDSTERTREQTVIGWFWDHDLNGTYHPPGQLLQLTGTVAKKFELDTYETTRLFALSALTLADAGIAAWDSKFDGPINEWRPVSAIQALGGENANWQPLSADRAGTPWTPCFIAWTSGHANFTGAWAVAMQNFFGRDEASFTAQSEDPHTLERFRRMNSFSQVAEEGEFSRMWLGAHFRWDAEDGREIGTNVGHYVFANALQPTRSGRPHQQ
- a CDS encoding LysR family transcriptional regulator; its protein translation is MSELEVRELRYFIAVAEELNFSRAAQRLGMAQPPLSKAIAQMESRLGVRLLERTTRQVRLTDAGRVLLDQARIAVDAVHAAARRARRAGQPTPQLVVAVKPGGDAGLLREILAAYRGTGSHLPPPEVVVGGSGEPIAMLRDGRADVALLRSPFDGQGLDSQTLVVEPRLAVLPAAHRLAGRRRLRLTDLQGEPIPRWKGAAPSTTAHYTGRDGAEAGDGHPGLAPADAPEGPLVASVEQLLEVVALGQAVAFLALSTTERHQRPDIAYRPVTGLSPSAVVVAWPETSRSAAVAAFVQAAHDVAAHHPDHMTVLAH
- the mpaD gene encoding daptide-type RiPP biosynthesis aminotransferase, translated to MTVNTDRYPLWESLVQPSRYGRPEVHGIACEGNRVHFADGTSALDVMSGLWNANLGYGNKAVTEAITDCLNTASYLPLFRGGHRLAEQAARAVLDVSGPDHFGRVLFSTSGGAANDVMMKLVRHYQALRGEENRDVVVGLKNSWHGLTYGSFALTGQPLGQDVYRVDRSKVRHVSHEDVTELVELLDREGDKIAAVILEPVLGTGAHPVSDELLGAIEDLRARYGFLVIADEVATGFGRTGSYFASQNWPFKPDVMITSKGLTNGTCAASAIVVSHDVCEMFERTDAVLFHGETQAGSPTSCAAIIATIAEMERLDAVALAQKLTQKLDALLEEISSHPLVVETRGLGCFRGIQLSVPSDALTAAARRHGLIVQPGTDFIMLVPSLTYSDEEFEELANGLRAALDEI